In the genome of Bradyrhizobium sp. CB3481, the window ACTCTTTGATATGTGTTGATGTTTTCGAAAATGGCCAGCCACGTTTCACTTTCGGCGAGCAGATTCTGACGAGTTGCAGCACCCTGTTGCGGGTTTGGGCGCCACAGGAGCAAGAATGCGTCGTCCTCAATTCATTTCAGACCATGCTCGTAACGCGCGCGGCATCTTGGGCCGGCTGATTGCGTTCATCATGGCTCGGGAAACCTGGAGCGAGAACATGCGCGCCATGGAAGCGCTCGGCATAGGACAGGCCGACCAGGTCCTCGACGTTGGATGCGGTCATGGGCGCAGTCTGATGGAAATAGCTGCGCGGGCCCCTCGGGGGCGGAGTGTTGGCATAGACCCCTCCGAGCTGATGGTAGAGATCGCGGCCAAACGAAACCGAACGCTCATCGAAGCCGGTCGCATTGATGTCGTTCTTTCGGGTGTGGAATCGTTGCCTTTCCCCGATGACATGTTCGACAAGGCGCTATGCGTCCACGTGCTTTATTTTTGGAAGGACGTCGAAATGTCGCTGCGCGAGATCGGGCGCGTGCTGAAGCCGGGTGGCCGTCTTGCATTGTTGTTCCGCACGAACTCCGACTTGAA includes:
- a CDS encoding class I SAM-dependent methyltransferase — encoded protein: MRRPQFISDHARNARGILGRLIAFIMARETWSENMRAMEALGIGQADQVLDVGCGHGRSLMEIAARAPRGRSVGIDPSELMVEIAAKRNRTLIEAGRIDVVLSGVESLPFPDDMFDKALCVHVLYFWKDVEMSLREIGRVLKPGGRLALLFRTNSDLKAIASFPAEIYRFPRLADVRTVLERAGMEVHVAGDGANEPALLLATKRSA